A genome region from Methanobacterium subterraneum includes the following:
- the purQ gene encoding phosphoribosylformylglycinamidine synthase subunit PurQ yields the protein MKVGIIRFPGSNCDRDVFHALELAGAEPDYVWWNQRDLSQFEAIVIPGGFSYGDYLRAGAIAAITPVIDGIKEIVKEEKPVLGICNGAQILAEVGLVPGVFTLNEKAQFICEWAELEVRTNRTPFTHLYQENEVIKMPIAHAEGRYYTEYIDELGDQDQIVLGFAGNNPNGSLDAITGVCDLEGRVCAVMPHPERASESILGSDDGLKFFKGILDF from the coding sequence ATGAAAGTGGGGATCATACGCTTCCCCGGATCCAACTGTGACCGGGACGTTTTCCACGCCCTGGAACTGGCTGGGGCCGAACCTGATTATGTCTGGTGGAACCAGAGGGACCTATCCCAATTTGAAGCAATCGTTATCCCCGGAGGATTCTCTTATGGAGATTACCTCCGTGCAGGGGCAATTGCCGCCATCACCCCAGTTATTGATGGGATCAAGGAGATAGTTAAAGAGGAAAAACCAGTTTTAGGTATATGTAATGGTGCCCAGATACTGGCAGAAGTGGGTCTGGTTCCCGGGGTGTTCACCCTCAATGAAAAAGCCCAGTTCATCTGTGAATGGGCCGAGTTAGAGGTTAGAACCAATAGGACTCCATTTACCCATCTTTACCAGGAAAATGAGGTAATCAAAATGCCCATTGCCCATGCAGAAGGGCGTTACTATACTGAATACATTGATGAACTTGGTGATCAGGATCAGATCGTGCTGGGATTTGCAGGGAATAACCCTAATGGCTCGTTGGATGCCATTACCGGAGTATGTGACCTGGAAGGACGGGTTTGTGCAGTTATGCCCCACCCCGAAAGGGCCTCAGAATCAATCTTAGGATCAGATGATGGTTTGAAGTTCTTTAAGGGAATCCTTGATTTCTAG
- a CDS encoding pantoate kinase, producing the protein MQSLVFAPSHITGFFEVINHSNPLIRGSRGAGVVLDQGVLTQVDVCEGNGEIITKTNGKNHDQKYHLEDSVTYKTLNLLKKQFPKIKWDEIKITIQHEINVPVEAGFGASAGFALGTSIGVSKLLKLPLTFNRAAAVAHNAEVELKTGMGDVMGSVVGGFPVRLEPGAPGYGDADKLLNGHEYAEKEYGGLFVISKTLGTIETASILTDPDMTLKVNSVAREMLKKLLLNPQITNFMDLSLEFSQKTGLIDPEIMEIVDVMKDETMGASMAMLGKTAFAISTTPDSNVEDVMVARIDHSGCRIL; encoded by the coding sequence TTGCAATCATTAGTTTTCGCCCCCTCCCATATAACCGGGTTTTTTGAGGTAATTAACCATTCCAATCCCCTAATCAGAGGATCTAGGGGGGCTGGAGTGGTTCTGGACCAGGGAGTCCTAACCCAAGTTGATGTATGTGAAGGAAATGGCGAGATCATTACTAAAACCAATGGAAAGAACCATGATCAAAAATACCATCTGGAAGACTCAGTAACCTATAAAACACTGAATTTGCTGAAAAAACAATTTCCCAAAATAAAATGGGATGAGATTAAAATAACCATTCAACACGAGATTAACGTGCCAGTGGAGGCAGGGTTCGGTGCTTCTGCTGGTTTTGCCCTGGGCACGTCTATCGGGGTTTCAAAACTACTTAAACTACCCTTAACATTTAACCGGGCTGCAGCGGTTGCTCACAATGCAGAAGTTGAACTGAAAACAGGCATGGGGGATGTGATGGGGTCAGTAGTTGGAGGATTCCCAGTTAGACTAGAACCTGGTGCTCCAGGATATGGGGATGCAGATAAACTTCTTAATGGTCATGAATATGCTGAAAAGGAGTATGGGGGTCTTTTTGTAATATCAAAAACGTTAGGAACCATTGAAACAGCGTCTATCCTCACTGATCCAGATATGACTCTTAAAGTAAACAGTGTAGCCCGGGAAATGCTTAAAAAATTACTACTCAACCCTCAGATCACCAATTTCATGGACTTATCCCTGGAGTTTTCCCAGAAAACAGGTCTCATTGACCCTGAGATCATGGAAATCGTGGATGTGATGAAGGATGAGACCATGGGCGCTTCCATGGCCATGCTTGGAAAAACAGCCTTTGCTATTTCAACTACACCTGATTCCAATGTGGAGGATGTAATGGTGGCCAGGATCGACCACAGTGGTTGTAGAATTCTTTAA
- the mtxX gene encoding methanogenesis marker protein Mmp4/MtxX — protein MKIAAGVGENQAIIKAANKVDFKVILTESEEELLDLLLTGKVDAAVRGSLSASHLMAKFRERYEVYRASLLEYNGHQFLLAPVGIDEGDKIQQKREIVEYGAQFLEQLGLTPKIGILSGGRPQDKGRSVKIDTSIREGEELTRITRDKYTVKHYFILIEDAIADGANLILAPDGITGNLIFRSLVFLGSLESHGAVALGINDIFIDTSRSQSEEGYLRALKLAEKLVKTR, from the coding sequence ATGAAAATCGCAGCAGGTGTGGGTGAAAATCAGGCCATAATAAAGGCAGCCAATAAGGTTGATTTCAAGGTAATTTTGACTGAATCAGAAGAGGAACTATTGGACCTTTTATTAACCGGGAAAGTCGATGCAGCAGTGCGAGGGTCACTCAGCGCATCCCATTTAATGGCAAAGTTCCGGGAAAGATATGAGGTCTACCGGGCATCATTACTGGAATACAATGGTCACCAATTTCTCCTGGCTCCAGTGGGGATTGATGAAGGCGATAAAATTCAACAGAAAAGGGAAATCGTGGAGTACGGTGCACAATTCCTTGAACAGTTGGGTTTAACTCCTAAAATAGGAATTTTATCCGGGGGAAGACCTCAGGACAAGGGTCGAAGCGTCAAAATTGATACTTCAATCCGGGAAGGGGAAGAGTTAACCCGGATCACAAGGGATAAATATACGGTTAAACATTACTTTATATTGATAGAAGATGCCATTGCTGATGGGGCTAATCTAATACTGGCACCGGATGGTATCACTGGAAATCTGATTTTTCGCAGTCTTGTTTTCCTGGGTTCTCTTGAAAGCCATGGGGCTGTGGCCCTGGGTATTAATGATATATTCATTGACACTTCCCGATCCCAGAGTGAAGAAGGTTACCTGCGAGCTCTTAAACTGGCGGAAAAACTGGTTAAAACAAGATAA
- the uppS gene encoding polyprenyl diphosphate synthase: MSALTPLYRLYEWYISRNLRPELMPKHVAIIMDGNRRFSKMQGNLGAVEGHKKGISTLERVLDWCVDLGIEIVTAYAFSTENFNRPPEEVDGLMRLFKENFEGIARNKKIHNNEVRVKAVGKLELLPEDVREAIRIAEKSTANYNKRLVNIAIGYDGRMEIVDAIKKIANEVQEGKITTDDINEELVNENLYTAGLEDPNLIIRTSGEERLSGFLLWQSSYSELYFCDSLWPQLRKVDFLRALRSYQQRERRFGV, encoded by the coding sequence ATGTCAGCATTAACACCACTTTACAGGCTGTATGAATGGTACATCTCCCGTAACCTCCGACCGGAACTCATGCCAAAACACGTAGCTATCATTATGGATGGAAATCGACGTTTTTCCAAGATGCAAGGGAACCTTGGTGCTGTTGAAGGTCATAAAAAAGGGATTAGCACCTTAGAAAGAGTTCTGGACTGGTGTGTAGATTTGGGTATTGAAATTGTAACTGCCTATGCCTTCTCCACAGAAAACTTCAACAGACCACCGGAGGAAGTAGATGGCTTGATGCGACTATTCAAGGAAAACTTTGAGGGAATAGCTCGTAACAAAAAAATACACAACAACGAGGTCAGAGTAAAGGCCGTGGGTAAACTGGAACTATTACCTGAAGATGTGAGGGAAGCCATCCGCATAGCCGAAAAATCAACTGCCAACTATAACAAAAGGTTAGTAAACATCGCTATTGGATATGATGGGCGTATGGAGATTGTTGATGCCATAAAAAAGATAGCTAACGAAGTTCAGGAAGGGAAAATAACCACTGATGACATTAATGAGGAACTGGTGAACGAAAACCTCTACACCGCTGGTCTGGAGGATCCCAATTTGATCATCAGAACCAGTGGGGAGGAGCGGCTCAGCGGGTTCCTGTTATGGCAATCATCCTACTCAGAACTCTACTTCTGCGATAGTTTATGGCCACAACTAAGGAAAGTTGACTTTTTAAGGGCTTTACGTTCCTATCAACAGAGAGAAAGGCGGTTTGGAGTTTAG
- the recJ gene encoding single-stranded-DNA-specific exonuclease RecJ has translation MAVNGKDMDKSLAKANEMVKESEDVKIYSHIDCDGISAGAILSLTMDRLEIDHEIEFINLDQIPELEKENELTIFSDLGSGQKLDNFQTSQSKVLILDHHPPVRKISSGENGFLEINPNHHGIDGSFQVSGGGMCYLLAKTFGYHDLSWIGVLSAVGDMQNSLSGKLTGINAGILEDGVNKGLVGSVNDLAIYGRQTRPLFVALSYFGDVKLPITNNRNEAIQFLKNLDIPIRNGKKQRTLYDLSSAEKGRIFTELVRMMSREVPPRYVRYIPRLVAGDAYEFLKEEEYSPLRDASEFSTAINACSRHKNPNVALKVLKGDRGMALDEMEMQGKEHRQYLAQKMSWIQEEDRIIHLKNLQYFQGNGIKSEVIGTIAGMILSYGDWRKPMIGFTHTNDESGGLKVSLRCSRLLAFDGIHFGHIINKVAAKVGGSGGGHSMACGAYIPGGKQDEFLKLFDETLNGIL, from the coding sequence ATGGCTGTGAATGGAAAAGATATGGATAAATCTTTAGCTAAAGCTAATGAAATGGTCAAAGAGTCTGAGGATGTTAAAATATACAGCCACATAGACTGTGACGGGATATCCGCCGGAGCAATACTATCTTTAACCATGGATCGTCTGGAAATAGACCATGAAATAGAATTCATAAACCTGGACCAGATCCCTGAGTTGGAAAAAGAAAATGAACTCACCATATTCTCTGATCTTGGTTCAGGACAAAAATTAGATAACTTCCAGACATCCCAGTCCAAAGTTCTCATCCTGGACCATCACCCCCCGGTAAGGAAAATATCCTCAGGAGAAAACGGTTTTCTGGAGATAAATCCCAATCATCATGGTATTGATGGTTCCTTCCAGGTTTCAGGAGGAGGTATGTGCTATCTTCTAGCTAAAACCTTTGGTTATCATGATTTAAGCTGGATTGGTGTTTTAAGTGCAGTTGGCGACATGCAAAACAGTCTATCAGGTAAGTTAACCGGGATAAATGCAGGCATACTAGAAGATGGTGTCAATAAGGGACTGGTGGGATCAGTTAATGACTTAGCCATCTACGGAAGGCAAACCAGACCATTATTTGTGGCCTTGTCCTACTTTGGCGATGTGAAGCTTCCCATCACCAATAATCGAAACGAAGCAATTCAATTCCTAAAAAACCTGGACATACCCATTAGGAATGGTAAAAAACAACGAACACTTTACGATTTAAGCTCCGCGGAAAAGGGCCGGATCTTCACCGAACTGGTGAGGATGATGAGCCGGGAAGTTCCTCCCCGTTACGTTAGGTACATTCCCCGCCTGGTTGCCGGGGATGCCTATGAATTTTTAAAAGAGGAGGAGTACTCACCCCTCCGTGATGCCAGTGAATTTTCAACAGCCATCAACGCTTGCAGTAGGCATAAAAATCCCAATGTGGCTTTAAAGGTCCTCAAAGGAGATAGGGGTATGGCTCTGGATGAAATGGAAATGCAGGGAAAGGAACACCGACAGTACCTTGCCCAGAAGATGAGTTGGATCCAGGAGGAAGACCGGATCATACATTTGAAGAACTTGCAGTACTTCCAAGGTAACGGGATAAAAAGTGAGGTTATTGGAACCATAGCCGGCATGATCCTCAGCTACGGTGACTGGAGAAAACCCATGATTGGTTTCACACACACCAATGATGAAAGTGGTGGTTTGAAGGTTTCTCTGCGCTGTTCACGACTTTTAGCATTTGATGGTATCCACTTTGGCCATATCATCAATAAAGTAGCAGCCAAGGTAGGGGGAAGTGGTGGTGGCCATTCCATGGCCTGTGGTGCCTACATTCCAGGAGGAAAACAGGATGAATTCCTTAAACTCTTTGATGAAACACTGAACGGGATCCTGTAA
- the purS gene encoding phosphoribosylformylglycinamidine synthase subunit PurS, with the protein MKYHAQVEISLKKGMLNPEASTIQRALALLDYQVEDTATIEIVKFTLEAKDPDVAHEEVVQMCERLLCNPVIHDYQIQIETAGD; encoded by the coding sequence ATGAAATACCATGCGCAAGTTGAAATAAGTCTCAAAAAAGGAATGCTCAATCCAGAAGCTTCCACCATCCAGAGGGCACTGGCCCTTTTAGACTATCAGGTGGAAGACACCGCCACCATTGAAATAGTTAAATTCACTTTAGAAGCAAAAGATCCAGATGTGGCCCATGAAGAAGTGGTCCAGATGTGCGAGCGACTGCTCTGTAACCCGGTGATCCACGACTACCAGATCCAGATTGAAACAGCAGGTGACTAA
- the cobA gene encoding uroporphyrinogen-III C-methyltransferase gives MVVYLVGAGPGDPDLVTLKAIKALEMADVVVYDRLANEEILKYANGSEMIYVGKRAGAHSKKQEEINEILIEQGKKHDTVVRLKGGDPFVFGRGGEEMMALLGEGIPVELVPGVTSAIGVPTTVGLPVTHRGVATSLTVVTGHEDPTKKEKQVQWNYNTDTIVILMGVGHLEENMREIKKHKDPQTPVCVIENGTMPDERIITGTLENIAQKDINPPALVIIGPVVDVFKSIKKLEDKL, from the coding sequence ATGGTAGTTTATCTAGTAGGTGCAGGACCAGGGGATCCTGATTTGGTGACCCTTAAAGCTATTAAAGCCCTGGAAATGGCAGATGTGGTGGTTTACGATCGTCTGGCCAATGAAGAGATCTTAAAGTACGCCAATGGATCGGAAATGATCTACGTTGGTAAAAGGGCTGGAGCTCACTCCAAAAAGCAGGAAGAAATAAATGAAATACTCATTGAACAGGGCAAAAAACATGACACTGTAGTCCGCCTCAAGGGAGGTGACCCCTTTGTCTTTGGTAGGGGTGGTGAAGAAATGATGGCCCTGCTGGGGGAAGGGATTCCCGTGGAACTGGTACCAGGTGTAACCTCTGCCATTGGTGTTCCCACCACAGTAGGACTGCCAGTAACCCACCGGGGAGTGGCCACTTCCCTTACAGTGGTTACTGGACATGAAGATCCTACCAAGAAAGAGAAGCAAGTTCAGTGGAACTACAATACCGACACCATAGTGATCCTCATGGGTGTGGGACACTTGGAGGAGAATATGAGGGAGATTAAGAAACACAAAGATCCCCAAACCCCGGTCTGTGTCATTGAAAATGGAACCATGCCAGATGAGAGGATTATAACCGGTACTCTGGAAAACATAGCCCAAAAAGATATTAATCCACCAGCCCTGGTGATTATTGGACCGGTGGTTGATGTTTTCAAATCCATCAAAAAACTTGAGGATAAATTATGA
- a CDS encoding uroporphyrinogen-III synthase has product MKGFEGKIIGITRPVERSHAAVEIVTQHGGIPLVAPTLELESFASESLLDLCQRASKLDWIIFTSPASLESLFKYCPDFRENLNPQCEVAVIGPRTERVLNDYGITADIVPENYTAEGLLEEFHDIDLDKKRIGVPRTFKARDVLPEGLKKMGATVYLAEAYKSTKPKDTSKVQLLVEDIIKGKIDAITFTSPLTATNLFEIAGDKEEELINSFKDGKVLVAAIGPITQKPLAERGIKSIIPSKYTVKAMLMQLKEEMSY; this is encoded by the coding sequence ATGAAGGGATTTGAGGGTAAAATTATTGGCATAACCCGGCCAGTGGAGCGGTCCCATGCTGCAGTAGAGATAGTAACCCAACACGGTGGGATTCCATTAGTAGCCCCCACCCTTGAACTGGAATCCTTTGCCAGTGAATCTCTCCTGGATCTCTGTCAAAGAGCCAGTAAACTGGATTGGATAATATTCACTTCTCCTGCATCACTGGAATCATTATTCAAATACTGTCCTGATTTTAGGGAAAACCTCAATCCACAGTGTGAGGTAGCAGTTATTGGACCACGCACAGAACGGGTTTTAAATGATTATGGTATCACTGCCGATATTGTGCCCGAAAATTACACTGCCGAAGGTCTTCTGGAAGAATTCCATGATATTGACTTGGATAAAAAGAGGATAGGAGTTCCCCGCACATTTAAAGCAAGAGATGTTCTCCCGGAAGGTTTGAAGAAAATGGGAGCCACTGTCTATCTGGCCGAGGCCTACAAATCCACCAAACCCAAAGATACCAGTAAGGTACAGTTACTGGTAGAGGATATAATCAAGGGAAAAATAGATGCAATAACCTTCACCAGCCCCCTTACAGCCACCAATCTATTTGAAATAGCCGGAGATAAAGAAGAAGAGTTAATTAACTCTTTTAAAGACGGGAAGGTTCTGGTGGCGGCCATTGGCCCCATCACCCAGAAACCACTGGCTGAGAGGGGGATAAAATCAATAATTCCATCCAAGTACACTGTGAAGGCCATGTTAATGCAGTTAAAGGAAGAAATGAGTTATTGA
- a CDS encoding TatD family hydrolase — MIDSHCHVDFKVYNKNRQEVMERAQEKLTALVNSGATLGGNRRTLKLAEEYKNFVYPTLGFHPSNAYKSDEAVIKQALSEIESHIDVAVALGETGLDFNGLDSETEKNKQIELFETFLGMTTDYQMPLVIHARDAEEKALEMVKKHPSIPQIIFHCYGGGLETAREIIEEGYYISLSTIVCFSEHHQQLARELPLSQLLTETDSPYLSPFKGQRNEPAYVEETVKTIAEVKSISKEEVSSVTELNARKIFHI, encoded by the coding sequence ATGATTGACAGCCACTGTCATGTTGACTTTAAAGTCTACAATAAAAACCGGCAAGAAGTAATGGAACGTGCGCAGGAGAAACTCACAGCCCTAGTAAATTCTGGTGCCACATTGGGAGGTAACCGGCGGACACTCAAACTGGCCGAAGAATATAAAAATTTTGTCTATCCCACCCTGGGATTTCATCCTTCAAATGCATACAAATCAGATGAAGCAGTTATAAAACAGGCTTTATCAGAGATTGAATCCCATATTGATGTGGCAGTTGCCCTGGGTGAAACTGGTCTGGATTTCAATGGTTTGGATAGTGAAACTGAAAAAAATAAGCAGATTGAACTTTTTGAAACTTTCCTGGGAATGACAACCGATTACCAGATGCCACTGGTGATACATGCCAGGGATGCAGAGGAAAAAGCTTTGGAAATGGTTAAAAAACATCCTTCCATCCCTCAAATAATTTTCCATTGTTACGGTGGAGGTCTGGAGACTGCCCGGGAAATAATTGAGGAAGGATATTACATCTCCCTCTCCACCATTGTATGCTTTTCCGAACACCACCAGCAACTGGCTCGTGAACTACCATTATCCCAGCTCTTAACAGAGACAGACAGCCCTTACCTTTCCCCATTCAAAGGTCAGAGAAATGAACCGGCATATGTGGAGGAAACAGTGAAGACCATTGCGGAAGTTAAATCAATTTCAAAAGAAGAAGTATCCAGTGTAACTGAATTAAATGCACGGAAAATCTTCCATATTTAA
- a CDS encoding signal recognition particle protein Srp19, with protein sequence MKDENRTIIWPVYLDSKKTKSEGRKIPKEQAVSSPKIREITQAAKKLRLNPSVEKYKSYPASWWEGSGRIIVDKKMSKKEILIKLSNLINSSRKDK encoded by the coding sequence ATGAAGGATGAAAACAGAACCATCATCTGGCCGGTTTATCTGGATTCCAAAAAGACCAAATCCGAGGGAAGAAAGATTCCCAAAGAACAGGCTGTTAGTTCACCCAAAATACGTGAAATCACCCAGGCAGCTAAAAAACTGAGACTCAATCCTTCAGTGGAGAAATATAAATCATACCCTGCTTCATGGTGGGAAGGATCCGGAAGGATAATTGTGGATAAAAAAATGAGTAAAAAGGAAATTCTCATTAAACTAAGCAACTTAATCAATAGTTCCCGGAAAGATAAATAG
- a CDS encoding DUF7839 domain-containing protein, whose translation MKVFKKKGELTKFQILAEIAKGQPHLRQKDIADELGITVQAVSENLKTLVDEGWVETGSGQARYKITKRGIEKVKTGANDLRKYADQVLDIMNTYKSVWPAIAREDLNEGEAVWLKMEEGTLYAGKEKTPAHAEVLHHARKGEDVALVSLGGTIELEPGFVVIIKLPTINQGGTRACELDHVQEILKKYEDRFQRVGVMGTVSRSMVDKLGIKPDFEFATPQSAVAAANRGLNVLIFAVGKMTRTLSNRMDEEGITYIIEDVLA comes from the coding sequence ATGAAAGTTTTCAAGAAAAAAGGGGAACTCACCAAGTTTCAGATTCTAGCGGAGATTGCCAAAGGCCAGCCCCATCTGCGTCAGAAAGACATCGCTGATGAGCTGGGTATCACAGTTCAGGCAGTTTCTGAGAATTTAAAGACTCTGGTGGATGAAGGATGGGTTGAAACTGGCAGTGGCCAGGCACGTTACAAAATCACGAAACGTGGGATTGAAAAAGTGAAAACTGGAGCTAATGACCTCCGTAAATATGCGGATCAGGTCTTAGATATCATGAACACCTATAAATCAGTGTGGCCTGCCATTGCCCGGGAAGATCTCAATGAAGGAGAAGCCGTATGGCTTAAAATGGAAGAAGGAACATTATATGCAGGTAAGGAAAAGACTCCCGCCCATGCTGAAGTACTTCACCATGCCCGGAAGGGTGAAGATGTGGCCCTGGTGAGTTTAGGGGGGACAATTGAACTTGAACCCGGATTTGTAGTTATCATTAAACTGCCCACCATTAACCAGGGAGGCACCCGTGCCTGTGAACTTGACCATGTCCAGGAAATTCTAAAGAAATATGAGGATCGTTTCCAGCGGGTGGGTGTCATGGGAACAGTATCCCGTTCCATGGTGGATAAACTGGGAATCAAACCTGATTTTGAATTTGCCACCCCCCAATCAGCAGTTGCAGCTGCCAATCGAGGTTTGAATGTACTGATATTTGCAGTGGGTAAGATGACCCGCACTTTAAGCAACAGAATGGATGAAGAAGGGATCACCTACATCATTGAAGATGTTCTGGCTTAA
- a CDS encoding carboxymuconolactone decarboxylase family protein, translated as MSDDRYQIGMENLKKMNPDSYRDLEKLLNSIAPDMARYIAEFPYGDIYSRPGLDLKTRELVTVASVTTMGCAQAQLKSHIHGALNVGCTPREIIEVIIQMAVYAGFPISINGLIAAKEVFEERNEEFEK; from the coding sequence ATGAGCGACGATAGATACCAAATAGGCATGGAAAATTTGAAAAAAATGAATCCAGATTCTTACAGGGACCTTGAAAAACTATTAAATAGTATAGCCCCTGATATGGCCCGTTATATCGCTGAATTCCCCTACGGAGATATTTATTCCCGGCCAGGTTTGGATCTTAAGACCCGGGAACTGGTAACTGTTGCCTCGGTCACCACCATGGGATGTGCCCAGGCACAGCTTAAAAGCCATATTCACGGTGCTTTAAATGTGGGTTGCACTCCACGTGAGATAATTGAAGTTATTATCCAAATGGCCGTTTATGCAGGTTTCCCAATCTCAATTAATGGCCTAATCGCAGCTAAAGAGGTTTTTGAGGAAAGAAATGAAGAATTCGAAAAATAA
- a CDS encoding 2,5-diamino-6-(ribosylamino)-4(3H)-pyrimidinone 5'-phosphate reductase, with product MKPKVILNAAMTLDGKIATKTGSSEISGPEDLLRVHRIRKEMDAIMVGINTVLEDDPRLTIHKIPSKPEDNPVRVVVDSKARTPPEYRILSHDAPTIIAVSKEAPLLRVKVLEEDGKAEVITCGDTQVDLGCLMNQLGDKGIKTLMLEGGSTLNYSMLKAGLVSEVRVCIAPMIAGGNQAKTLVEGDGVDYMKDAFRLKFKKSYNLGEDLIVEYGVL from the coding sequence ATAAAACCTAAAGTGATTTTAAATGCAGCCATGACCCTTGATGGAAAGATAGCCACCAAAACTGGTAGTTCTGAGATTTCGGGTCCAGAAGATCTTTTAAGGGTTCACAGGATTCGCAAGGAGATGGACGCGATAATGGTGGGGATAAACACTGTACTGGAGGACGATCCTCGGCTCACAATACATAAAATCCCATCAAAACCAGAAGACAATCCTGTGAGGGTGGTGGTGGATAGTAAAGCACGCACGCCTCCTGAATACCGGATCCTAAGCCATGACGCTCCTACCATTATTGCTGTTTCCAAAGAAGCACCGTTGCTTAGAGTAAAGGTCCTTGAAGAGGATGGCAAAGCCGAGGTGATAACTTGTGGAGATACACAAGTTGATTTGGGTTGTTTGATGAATCAACTGGGGGATAAAGGGATCAAAACATTAATGCTGGAGGGAGGTTCCACCCTGAATTATTCCATGCTCAAAGCAGGGCTGGTAAGTGAAGTAAGGGTGTGTATAGCGCCTATGATTGCCGGGGGAAATCAGGCCAAAACACTGGTAGAGGGGGACGGTGTGGATTATATGAAAGATGCTTTCCGTTTAAAGTTCAAAAAGAGTTATAATCTGGGAGAAGACCTTATAGTAGAATATGGGGTATTATGA
- a CDS encoding histidinol phosphate phosphatase domain-containing protein: MGKRIDLHTHSIFSDGELLPSEIARRACVLGHQAVAITDHVDATNLDCVGRVINAVLDIRDNWDIEIVPGAEITHAPAEIIPKLAKKARELGAEIIVVHGETLVEPVIEGTNWSAVNCLDVDVLAHPGLITHEEAQIAKENDIALEISARRGHSLGNGHVVQVAQEVGAHLVVDTDTHAPGDLISYEMAEKIALGAGLPGKDLKKVLRDNPVSILQKKGIL, encoded by the coding sequence ATGGGAAAACGAATAGACTTACACACCCACAGCATATTCAGTGATGGTGAACTCCTACCATCAGAAATTGCACGTCGAGCATGCGTTTTAGGTCATCAAGCAGTGGCGATAACCGACCATGTGGATGCAACTAACTTGGACTGTGTGGGCCGTGTGATTAACGCCGTTTTAGACATTAGGGATAACTGGGACATTGAGATAGTTCCTGGAGCCGAGATAACCCATGCTCCAGCCGAAATAATTCCCAAACTAGCCAAAAAGGCCAGGGAATTGGGGGCTGAGATCATTGTGGTGCATGGTGAAACACTGGTGGAACCAGTGATTGAGGGAACCAACTGGAGTGCGGTTAACTGCCTTGATGTGGATGTCTTAGCACACCCGGGACTTATAACCCATGAAGAAGCACAAATAGCTAAAGAAAATGATATAGCCCTGGAAATAAGTGCCAGGAGAGGCCATAGTCTGGGTAATGGACATGTGGTGCAGGTTGCCCAGGAAGTAGGTGCCCATCTGGTGGTGGACACTGACACCCATGCACCCGGAGATCTTATAAGCTATGAAATGGCCGAAAAGATAGCACTAGGAGCAGGTTTACCTGGCAAGGATCTTAAAAAAGTTTTAAGGGATAATCCGGTTAGTATACTCCAGAAAAAGGGAATATTATAG